Below is a genomic region from Actinomadura sp. NAK00032.
CGCCGACCTGGACGGCGTCCCGGCCCCGGTGGCGGGGCTGCTGCGGGCGGCGCTGCTGCGCGACCCGTCCCGGCGCCCGTCCGCGCGCTGGCTCGCGGGCGCGCTCGCCGGGGAGCCCGCCGGGGGGCGCGCCCGGCGGGGCGGGCCGGTCACCGCCCGTGACGGGGTGGCCGCGTGACGCCGATGGGAACCGCCCGCCCGCGGCGGCGAGGGTAGGGTTTCGGAAACGATGAAGGGAGCCGTCACGTCCGGGGACCGAATCGGCCACTACAGCGTCCTGCAGACCCTCGGCGAAGGGGGCATGGGCGTCGTCTACCTCGGCGCCGACGCCGAGGGGCGCAACGTGGCCATCAAGGTGCTGCGGCCCGCGGTCGCGGGCGACGCCACGGCGCGCCGCCGGCTGGCCCGCGAGGTCGACTCGATGCGCCGGGTGCACAGCCCGCACGTCGCGGAGATCCTCGACGCCGACGTGACCGCCGACCAGCCCTACATCGTGACCCAGTACGTCCCCGGCCGGACGCTCGAAGAGGTCGTCGAGGACGCCGGGCCGATCTACGGGCCGGGGCTGCAGCGGCTCGGCGTCGGGCTGGCGGCGGCGCTGTCGGCGATCCACGGCGCCGGGATCGTGCACCGCGACATGAAGCCCGGCAACGTGATGCTCGTGGACGGCGAGCCCGTCGTCATCGACTTCGGCATCGCGCAGGCCGCCGACGCGACCCGGCTCACCGCGACCGGCATGGTCATCGGCACCCCCGGCTACCTCGCCCCGGAGATCATCGAGGGCGAGGACGCGGGCCCGCCGTCGGACGTGCACGCCTGGGCCGGGACCGTCGCCTACGCCGCCACCGGCCGGCCGCCGTTCGGCTCCGGCACCTTCGAGTCGATCTTCTACAAGATCATGCAGGGCACGCCGGACCTGGACGGCGTCCCGGACGCGATGCTGCCGGTGCTGCGGTCGGCGATGGCGCGGCACCCGGCCGAGCGCCCCACCGCCGTCAAGCTGGTGCAGCTCACCCGGCGGATCCACGTCGAGGCCACCATCACCGACCAGACCCGCGTCGACCGGCACTACCCGGCCCCGGCCGCGCCGCCGGACGGCACGTCCCTGGACGAGCCGGCGCCCGACCACTCCCGGATGTTCTCGATGCCGGTGACGGGGTCGCCGCCCGACACCTCCCAGGACGTCCCGGCGCCGCCGCCGCCCGCGACGACCCCCGGCGGCAACGCGCTGCCCGCGCCCGCGCCGGCGCCCGTCCCGGCGCAGCCCCGCGACTTCGTCGGCCAGCTGCCGCCCGCCGCGCCGCCGCCACCGCCGCCGGGCCCGCCGCCCGCGCAGTTCAAGGCGGGCGAGCAGTTCGGCGGACGCGGCTACGCCCCGCCCGACCCGTACGGCCAGAGCGGCGCGTACCCGCCCTACGCGCCGCCGCCCAACCAGCCCCACCAGCCGCCGAACCAGCCGCCGCCGAACCAGCCGCCACCGGGCGCACTGCAGCGCGGCGCGCCCTACGACGCGCAGACGCAGGACGCGCAGCGCCGCGTTGCCGACCAGGCCCGCGCCGACCGCGAGCGCGCCGACCGCGACCGCCGCAAGCCCTACGGCTGGTACCGGGTGCTCAGCTTCATCGTCCTGGTGGCGCTGCTGGCGTTCGCCAACATCGCGCCGCTGCTCGCCCTCGGCGTCGCCATCGGCGGCGTGTTCGTGCTGCGGGCGGCCGACAAGGCCGCCAAGGGCATGGAGGGCCGCCAGACCAGGCGCGGGCCGCGCTCCGGCGACGCCGTCGCCGCCGCGTTCCGCACGCCGCTGCACCTGCCGGGCGCGCTGATGTCCACGGTGCTGTGGACGTCGCTCAGCCTGCTGGCCGGGCTGATCATGCTCGCCGTGCTGATCTTCGCGCAGTCGGACATGACGGCGTCGAAGGCCATCGCGTACTCGTCCATGGCGGTGATCGGGCTGCTCTGCCTCGCGCCGGGCAGCGGCGCGCCCCGGCGGCAACTCGCCCGGATCTGGGGCGCGCTCCTGCCGCGCGCCGAGGCCGCCCTCGCCGGCGTCCTGGTGCTCGGCATCTTCGCCGGGGTGCTGGCCGGCCTGTCGCAGCGGCAGCCGCCCGACACCACGCCCCTGGACGGCATGAGCCAGAGCCTGGAGGGCCTGCGCGCCGACGTCCGCGACCTGGTCTCCAACATCCCCGGCATGTGACCCGCGGGCCCCACCCGGTACCGCTGACCTCGGCGGTCCCGGAAACCCCGGCGGCCCCCGAAGGACGGCGACCGACCCGGAGAGCCTGACGGACCCCGAATGATCTCGGCAGCCTGCGACGGGCCTCGACAGATCTTGATGCGTCGGTATGGTGGCGACCCTTATGAGCGGTGAGACGAGGCGAATGGAGCACATCGGCCCGTACCGGCTGCTGTCCGGGCTGGACGGCGGCGCGCCTGGCGCCGCCGGGGGCGTGCACCGGGGTGCTGGGCCGGATGGCCGTGATGTCGCGATCCGGCTGCTCCCGCCTGGTGCGGCCGTCGATATCGGGCGGATGCGCGAGGTGCTCAGCCCCTACGTGGTGGACGTCCTGGACGGTGAGCCCGCCGGGCCGCAGCCGTACGTCGTGTCCCGGTTCGTTCCGGGGCGGCCGCTGGCGGAGACGGTCGCGGAGCGCGGTCCGATGGCGGGGGACGCGCTGTGCCGCATGGCCGCCGGGCTGGCCAAGGCCCTCGCCGCCATCCACGCGACGGGCCTCGCGCACGGGGCGCTGGGTCCGGGGACCGTGCTCGTCGTGGACGACGCGCCGGTCGTCGTCGACTTCGCGCTGACCGCCGCCGACTCCGCGAGCGACGTCCGCGCGTGGGCCGCGACGGTGGTGTTCGCCGCCACCGGCCGGCAGGACGCCCCGGTCAGCGCGCTGCCGGACGTCCTGCGCGCGCTCGTCGAGGCCGCCGCGCATCCCGATCCGGGGATGCGCCCGGCGGCGGAGGACCTGGCGGAGGCGGCCTCCCGGCTCGACCTGCCCGCCGTCCCGGCGGCCCGTCCGGCGCCCGACGCGGCGCCGTTGCCGCCGGCGCCGACGCGGGTTCCGGAGGCGGCGCGGCGGGAGCCCGTGCGGGCGCACGAGGAGAAGGTGGCGCTGGGCTGGGCGCGGCTGCTCACCGCCATGGCCGTGGTGATCGCGGTCGCCGTCGTGGTCGTGGTGCCGGTCGCCGGCCTGGTGGCGTCGCTCGCCGCCGTGACGCTGCTGCGGCTCGCGGGCACCCCGGTGGGGACGTGGGCGAAGGGCTGGGCGGGGGCGTTCGGGCGGACGCTGCTGACCGTCCCGTACGCGGCGGCGGCCGCGGTCGCCGTCCCGGTCGTGCTCGTCGCGGCGGCGGCGGCCGGCGGGAGGATCGATTCGCTCACCGCCGCCGCGTTCGGCGCCGGGGCGGGGGCGGCGGTGCTGTGGACGGCGCCGGGCGTGCACGGCCCGCGCCGGCAGCTGATGCGGATGTTCCTGCCCGTCGCGCGGCGGCCCCGGACCATCGCCGGCGCCGTGCTCGGCCTCGGCGCGCTCGCCCTGGTCGCGGGGGTCGCGGCGCTGACGCTGACGCCGAGCTTCGCTCCGCTGTACGGGGCGCAGCAGTCGCTGGAGAGTTCGCTGGACCGGCTGCAGCACGCCGTCAACCGGTGGTGAGACGTGAAGTGCGTCACGTCCGGTTCGGAATGGGATTCGGCCCCTGAAACCCCCGTTCGCGTGGGTAAGGTCTCACGAACTGGGATTTGCCAGCAGGCTACTCGCTAGTAACATGGCGGGTGCACGGCCGAATCGGGGACCCGGCGCCGAAGCCGGTTCGGGTCTTTGGCAGGCTGTGACTTCGAAAGCGCACGTCCGCGTCGACCCGTCATGGGCGGCGCCCCTCTGCCGCTCTTCCAGCGGCCAACTGAGTGCAGGGAGGTCGGCCACCGGCCATGAACATCGTCGTCCTGGTGAAGCAGGTTCCCGATACGGAGAGCCCGCGCAAGCTGAAGTCCGATGACAGCACGCTCGACCGCGCGGCGGCGGACGGGGTCATCAACGAACTCGATGAGTACGCGATCGAAGAGGCGCTGCGCATCAAGGAGGCCCACGGCGGCGAGGTGACCGTCCTGACCATGGGTCCCGGCAAGGCCACCGACTCGATCCGCAAGTCCCTGGCCATGGGCGCCGACAAGGCCGTGCACCTCGTGGACGACGGCCTCGCCGGCTCCGACGCGCTGCAGACCTCGTACGCCCTCCAGCAGGTCCTCGGCCGCACCGGGTTCGACCTGGTGATCCTCGGCTCGGAGTCCACCGACGCGCGCACCGGCGTCCTCGCCGCGATGCTCGCCGAGCGGCTCGGCGTCGCGCAGGTCTCGCTCGCCAACAAGGTCGAGATCGACGGGTCGGCCATCAAGGCGCAGCGGCAGACCGACTACGGCTTCGACCGGGTCGAGGCGAGCCTGCCCGCGGTCGTCAGCGTCGTCGAGAAGATCAACGAGCCGCGCTACCCCTCGTTCAAGGGGATCATGGCGGCCAAGAAGAAGCCGGTCGAGACGCTCGGCCTGGGCGACGCCGGCATCGACGCGGCCCAGGTGGGCCTGGCGAACGCCGCGACCGAGGTGGTCGACTTCGCCGAGGCGCCGCCGCGCGCCAAGGGCGAGATCGTCACCGACGAGGGCGACGGCGGCGTGAAGATCGCCGAGTTCCTCGCGTCGAAGAAGTTCGTCTGACCGGGGAAGGGGATTAGAGACCAATGGCTGAGATTCTCGTCCTCGTCGACCATGTCGACGGTGAGGTCAAGAAGGTCGCGCTCGAACTGCTGACGCTGGCCAACCGGCTCGGCGAGGCCGCCGCGGTATGGGTGGGCCCGGGCTATGAGAACGCCAAGGACAAGCTCGGCGAGTACGGCGCCGGCAAGGTCTACGTGGCCGCCGACGAGGAGCTGACCTCCTACGTCGTCGCCCCGAAGGCCGCGCTGCTCGCCCAGCTCGTGGCCGACAAGTCGCCCGCGGCCGTGCTGGTCGCCGCGACCGGCGAGGGCAAGGAGGTCGCGGGCCGCCTCGCGGTCAAGACCGGCTCCGGCGTGCTCACCGACGTCGTGGACGTCACCGACGGCTTCGTCGCCGAGCACTCCATCTTCGGCGGCGGCATCATCGCGCACGCCAAGGTGAAGACCGGCACGCCGATCATCGCGGTCCGGCCGAACTCCGTCGCCCCCGAGGCGGCCCCGGCCACTCCGGCCGAGGAGCAGGTGTCGGTCGCGCTGTCGGACGCCGACAAGGGCGCGAAGATCGTGGAGAAGGTCGTCCAGGAGAAGGGCGAGCGCCCGGACCTGACCGAGGCCGCGATCGTCGTCTCCGGCGGCCGCGGCGTCGGCGGCGCCGAGAACTTCTCGATCATCGAGGGGCTGGCCGACTCGCTCGGCGGCGCCGTCGGCGCGTCCCGCGCCGCGACGGACGCCGGCTGGTACCCGCACTCGTTCCAGGTCGGCCAGACCGGCAAGACCGTGTCGCCGCAGCTCTACATCGCGGTCGGCATCTCCGGCGCCATCCAGCACCGGGCCGGCATGCAGACCTCGAAGACCATCGTCGCCATCAACAAGGACCCCGAGGCGCCGATCTTCGAGCTCGTCGACTACGGCATCGTGGGCGACCTCTTCCAGGTCGCGCCGCAGCTCACCGAGGAGATCACCAAGCGCAAGTGATCGCCCCGCGATCGGCCCCGGCGGCGCCCGCCGCCGGGGCCTTCGGCGTTCAGGAGCGCGCGGGCGACGGGTACGGGACGGCCTTCAGCAGCGCGGGCTTGAGCATCTCGCCCACCTCGCCGTACGGGACGACCGTGTCCTGCAGCCCGCACGCCGACGCGTAGCCCAGGATCGCCCCGTAGAACGCCACGCGGACGCCCTTCGGCGTGAGGGCCATGGTGACGGAGCCCTCGTTGACGAACTTGGACGGGTTGTCGGTGCCGCGCTCGACCACCGTCCCGCCCGGGGTGCTCTGGCCGCTCCAGCAGTACACGCCGTCGGGCAGATGCGCCTTGATCTTGCCGTCCAGCGGCTGGAGGCCCTGCTCGGTCGGGACGCGGAACAGGCCGGGCGCGGTGTAGGCGGCGCCCGTCCCGAGGTCGACGGTGACCGCCTGCGATTGGTCCCAGCCCGTCCCGCGGTCGCCTTGCAGGCTGACGGTGTACCAGACCGACAGCAGCCGGTCGTTGCGCAGCAGGATCTGCGGTTTCACCACATCGGTGTAGGCGCCGCGGCCGATGTCCTTCAGGCCGTTGACGGTCTTCGTCCAGCGCTG
It encodes:
- a CDS encoding serine/threonine-protein kinase; this encodes MKGAVTSGDRIGHYSVLQTLGEGGMGVVYLGADAEGRNVAIKVLRPAVAGDATARRRLAREVDSMRRVHSPHVAEILDADVTADQPYIVTQYVPGRTLEEVVEDAGPIYGPGLQRLGVGLAAALSAIHGAGIVHRDMKPGNVMLVDGEPVVIDFGIAQAADATRLTATGMVIGTPGYLAPEIIEGEDAGPPSDVHAWAGTVAYAATGRPPFGSGTFESIFYKIMQGTPDLDGVPDAMLPVLRSAMARHPAERPTAVKLVQLTRRIHVEATITDQTRVDRHYPAPAAPPDGTSLDEPAPDHSRMFSMPVTGSPPDTSQDVPAPPPPATTPGGNALPAPAPAPVPAQPRDFVGQLPPAAPPPPPPGPPPAQFKAGEQFGGRGYAPPDPYGQSGAYPPYAPPPNQPHQPPNQPPPNQPPPGALQRGAPYDAQTQDAQRRVADQARADRERADRDRRKPYGWYRVLSFIVLVALLAFANIAPLLALGVAIGGVFVLRAADKAAKGMEGRQTRRGPRSGDAVAAAFRTPLHLPGALMSTVLWTSLSLLAGLIMLAVLIFAQSDMTASKAIAYSSMAVIGLLCLAPGSGAPRRQLARIWGALLPRAEAALAGVLVLGIFAGVLAGLSQRQPPDTTPLDGMSQSLEGLRADVRDLVSNIPGM
- a CDS encoding electron transfer flavoprotein subunit beta/FixA family protein, yielding MNIVVLVKQVPDTESPRKLKSDDSTLDRAAADGVINELDEYAIEEALRIKEAHGGEVTVLTMGPGKATDSIRKSLAMGADKAVHLVDDGLAGSDALQTSYALQQVLGRTGFDLVILGSESTDARTGVLAAMLAERLGVAQVSLANKVEIDGSAIKAQRQTDYGFDRVEASLPAVVSVVEKINEPRYPSFKGIMAAKKKPVETLGLGDAGIDAAQVGLANAATEVVDFAEAPPRAKGEIVTDEGDGGVKIAEFLASKKFV
- a CDS encoding electron transfer flavoprotein subunit alpha/FixB family protein → MAEILVLVDHVDGEVKKVALELLTLANRLGEAAAVWVGPGYENAKDKLGEYGAGKVYVAADEELTSYVVAPKAALLAQLVADKSPAAVLVAATGEGKEVAGRLAVKTGSGVLTDVVDVTDGFVAEHSIFGGGIIAHAKVKTGTPIIAVRPNSVAPEAAPATPAEEQVSVALSDADKGAKIVEKVVQEKGERPDLTEAAIVVSGGRGVGGAENFSIIEGLADSLGGAVGASRAATDAGWYPHSFQVGQTGKTVSPQLYIAVGISGAIQHRAGMQTSKTIVAINKDPEAPIFELVDYGIVGDLFQVAPQLTEEITKRK